The Kitasatospora sp. NBC_00374 genome has a segment encoding these proteins:
- the glp gene encoding gephyrin-like molybdotransferase Glp translates to MWSVDEHLADVLSGIAPLPPIELQLLDAQGCRLAEDVVSDVDLPPFDNSSMDGYAVRTADTARATGEYPSVLAVVGDIAAGAGELPKVGPGQAARIMTGAPLPPGAEAVAPVEWTDGGTGTGQAADAMSAAVADEEVRVLRPVGEGAHIRRRGSDLASGDRVLDAGTVLGPTQLGLLAAIGRGTVRVRPRPRVVVLSTGSELVQPGEPVGPGRISDSNSFTLTAAARDAGAIAYRVGGVPDDAAVLRSVLEDQLGRADLIVTSGGVSVGAYDVVKEVFESYGGMDFRRLRMQPGKPQGFGRIGAGAGVPLLALPGNPVSSYISFELFVRPVIRTMLGAPDVHRPVVPALCTADLRSPAGRRQFLRGRYADGRVTPVGGEGSHLVGALARANCLITVPEDTTAVPAGTTLDVVLLTD, encoded by the coding sequence CGACGTGCTCTCCGGCATCGCCCCGCTGCCCCCGATCGAGCTCCAGCTGCTCGACGCCCAGGGCTGCCGACTGGCCGAGGACGTCGTCTCCGACGTCGACCTGCCGCCCTTCGACAACAGCTCGATGGACGGGTACGCCGTCCGCACCGCCGACACCGCCCGCGCCACCGGCGAGTACCCCTCGGTGCTCGCCGTGGTCGGCGACATCGCCGCCGGAGCGGGCGAGCTGCCCAAGGTCGGCCCCGGCCAGGCCGCCCGGATCATGACGGGCGCACCGCTGCCGCCCGGCGCGGAGGCCGTCGCCCCGGTCGAGTGGACCGACGGCGGCACCGGCACCGGGCAGGCCGCCGACGCGATGTCCGCCGCCGTCGCCGACGAGGAGGTCCGGGTGCTGCGCCCGGTCGGCGAGGGCGCCCACATCCGCCGCCGCGGCAGTGACCTCGCCAGCGGCGACCGGGTCCTCGACGCCGGCACCGTGCTCGGCCCGACCCAGCTCGGCCTGCTCGCCGCGATCGGCCGCGGCACCGTCAGGGTGCGTCCCCGGCCGCGCGTGGTGGTGCTCTCCACCGGCAGCGAGCTGGTCCAGCCGGGCGAGCCCGTCGGCCCCGGCCGGATCTCCGACTCCAACAGCTTCACCCTCACCGCGGCCGCCCGGGACGCCGGCGCCATCGCGTACCGGGTCGGCGGAGTCCCCGACGACGCGGCGGTGCTGCGCTCCGTCCTGGAGGACCAGCTCGGCCGGGCCGACCTGATCGTCACCAGCGGCGGCGTCAGCGTCGGCGCGTACGACGTGGTCAAGGAGGTCTTCGAGAGCTACGGCGGAATGGACTTCCGCCGGCTGCGGATGCAGCCCGGCAAACCCCAGGGCTTCGGCCGGATCGGTGCGGGCGCCGGCGTCCCGCTGCTCGCCCTGCCCGGCAACCCGGTCAGCTCGTACATCTCGTTCGAACTCTTCGTCCGCCCGGTGATCCGCACCATGCTCGGCGCGCCCGACGTCCACCGCCCGGTGGTGCCCGCGCTCTGCACCGCGGACCTGCGCTCCCCGGCCGGTCGCCGGCAGTTCCTGCGCGGCCGGTACGCCGACGGCCGGGTGACCCCGGTCGGCGGCGAGGGCTCGCACCTGGTCGGCGCCCTGGCCCGGGCCAACTGTCTGATCACCGTCCCCGAGGACACCACCGCCGTCCCGGCCGGCACCACCCTCGACGTCGTGCTCCTGACCGACTGA
- the moaC gene encoding cyclic pyranopterin monophosphate synthase MoaC, whose amino-acid sequence MVDVSEKATTVRTAVAAGRVRVSARVIELLRGEGVPKGDALAVARIAGIMGAKKTPDLIPLCHPIAISGVTVDLTVTDEAVEITATVRTADRTGVEMEALTAVAVAGLTVIDMVKAVDKAAAVEDVRVLTKTGGKSGDWAREDAR is encoded by the coding sequence ATGGTCGACGTCTCGGAGAAGGCCACCACCGTCCGCACCGCGGTAGCCGCCGGCCGGGTCCGGGTCTCCGCCCGTGTGATCGAACTGCTCCGCGGCGAGGGCGTCCCCAAGGGCGACGCCCTCGCGGTGGCGCGGATCGCCGGGATCATGGGTGCCAAGAAGACCCCCGACCTGATCCCGCTCTGCCATCCGATCGCCATCTCCGGCGTCACGGTCGACCTGACCGTCACCGACGAAGCCGTCGAGATCACCGCCACGGTGCGGACCGCCGACCGCACCGGCGTCGAGATGGAGGCCCTCACCGCCGTCGCGGTGGCCGGACTGACCGTGATCGACATGGTCAAGGCCGTCGACAAGGCCGCCGCCGTCGAGGACGTCCGCGTCCTCACCAAGACCGGGGGCAAGAGCGGCGACTGGGCCCGCGAGGACGCCCGGTGA
- a CDS encoding molybdenum cofactor biosynthesis protein B, producing MRALAVTVSNRASAGVYEDKGGPLLVAGLERMGFTVDGPQVVPDGEPVEAALRSAVAAGYDVVLTTGGTGISPMDLTPEMTARVIDRRIPGIPEAIRAYGREKVPTSALSRGLAGLAGRTLIVNLPGSTGGVKDGLAVLAPLLPHAVDQLAGGDHPRPDAAPAPAPAEPRPSEGSTS from the coding sequence GTGAGGGCCCTCGCCGTCACCGTGTCCAACCGCGCCTCGGCCGGCGTCTACGAGGACAAGGGCGGGCCGCTGCTGGTGGCCGGCCTGGAGCGGATGGGCTTCACCGTGGACGGCCCGCAGGTCGTGCCGGACGGCGAGCCGGTCGAGGCGGCGCTGCGCTCCGCCGTCGCCGCCGGCTACGACGTGGTGCTCACCACCGGCGGCACCGGTATCTCGCCGATGGACCTCACCCCCGAGATGACCGCCCGGGTGATCGACCGCCGGATCCCGGGCATCCCCGAGGCCATCCGGGCGTACGGGCGGGAGAAGGTACCGACCTCCGCGCTGTCCCGGGGGCTGGCGGGCCTGGCCGGACGTACCCTGATCGTCAACCTGCCGGGCTCGACCGGCGGGGTCAAGGACGGCCTGGCCGTGCTCGCACCGCTGCTCCCGCACGCCGTGGACCAGCTGGCCGGCGGGGACCACCCCCGACCCGACGCCGCCCCCGCTCCCGCCCCCGCCGAGCCCCGGCCGTCCGAGGGGAGTACGAGCTGA
- a CDS encoding GNAT family N-acetyltransferase, with the protein MNAGWPVELREGEITLRPIRVRDQRSWQEVSRRNRDWLRRWEATVPPAPAGTSAGTRPTYRQMVRYLRNEAAAGRMLPFVVLYGDQLVGQLTVGGITWGSMCSANVGYWIDETAAGRGIMPTAVALAVDHCFRALGLHRIEVCIRPENRPSRRVVEKLGFREEGTRPRYLHIDGDWRDHLVYALTVEEVPEGMLTRWRSIRSGHRHGN; encoded by the coding sequence CTGAACGCGGGCTGGCCGGTCGAACTGCGCGAGGGCGAGATCACGCTGCGCCCCATCCGGGTCCGGGACCAGCGTTCCTGGCAGGAGGTCAGCCGCCGCAACCGGGACTGGCTGCGGCGCTGGGAGGCCACCGTCCCGCCCGCTCCGGCGGGGACCTCGGCCGGGACCCGGCCGACCTACCGGCAGATGGTCCGCTACCTGCGCAACGAGGCGGCGGCCGGCCGGATGCTGCCGTTCGTGGTGCTGTACGGGGACCAACTGGTGGGCCAGCTCACGGTCGGCGGGATCACCTGGGGCTCGATGTGCTCGGCCAACGTCGGCTACTGGATCGACGAGACGGCCGCCGGGAGGGGCATCATGCCGACCGCCGTCGCGCTCGCCGTCGACCACTGCTTCCGGGCCCTGGGCCTGCACCGCATCGAGGTCTGTATCCGGCCCGAGAACCGGCCGAGCCGGCGGGTGGTGGAGAAGCTCGGTTTCCGCGAGGAGGGCACCCGGCCGCGCTACCTCCACATCGACGGGGACTGGCGGGACCACCTCGTGTACGCACTGACGGTGGAGGAGGTCCCGGAAGGGATGCTGACCCGCTGGCGGTCGATCAGAAGTGGCCATCGGCACGGTAATTGA
- the glpR gene encoding gephyrin-like molybdotransferase receptor GlpR: MSSSGLIYAVIVGAWAAYLVPMWLRRQDELNESRPTERFSTAIRLLAGRSAMERRAARTLGDQTGTGDGATEPASAESDTEPEPEPGLAREPEPEPAPDPARGEPACPEPAEVHREPSPGSDGAPGSGHGAIHGNGAIHGHGSTHGQASAERRARLLARRRRMVTALFLAFALGAVVAAVAGVAFIWVPMVPALLLTLYIGHLRRLERQRFEVKLDRARAAQAAERLRARERERAAPTPAEEPERADRHDAAHATDPGRPHLRLATEPGGHEPHADRGPRGARPESATTAVAEATEHEEWVDGMRERGAAGPDSWEPVPVPLPTYVTAPVAPRVTRSLDLGSPGTWDSGRTAAEPRNTPLFDQYAEHAPPPAEAESRPRLRAANE, encoded by the coding sequence GTGAGCAGTAGCGGCCTTATCTACGCGGTCATCGTAGGGGCCTGGGCTGCCTATCTGGTGCCGATGTGGCTCCGCAGGCAGGACGAGCTCAACGAGTCGCGTCCGACGGAACGCTTCAGCACCGCGATCCGCCTGCTGGCCGGACGATCGGCCATGGAGCGGCGAGCGGCCAGGACCCTGGGTGACCAGACCGGGACCGGCGACGGGGCGACCGAGCCCGCGTCCGCCGAGTCCGACACCGAGCCCGAGCCCGAGCCCGGGCTCGCGCGCGAGCCGGAACCCGAGCCCGCGCCCGATCCGGCGCGCGGCGAACCGGCGTGCCCGGAACCGGCCGAGGTGCACCGTGAGCCCTCCCCCGGGAGCGACGGCGCGCCCGGGAGCGGCCACGGCGCCATCCACGGCAACGGCGCCATCCACGGCCACGGCTCCACCCACGGGCAGGCCTCCGCCGAGCGCCGGGCGCGGCTGCTCGCGCGGCGGCGCCGGATGGTCACCGCGCTCTTCCTCGCCTTCGCGCTGGGCGCCGTCGTGGCGGCCGTGGCGGGCGTCGCCTTCATCTGGGTGCCGATGGTGCCCGCCCTCCTCCTCACCCTCTACATCGGCCATCTCCGCCGGCTGGAGCGCCAGCGCTTCGAGGTGAAGCTGGACCGGGCACGGGCCGCCCAGGCCGCCGAGCGGCTGCGGGCCCGCGAGCGTGAGCGCGCCGCGCCGACGCCGGCGGAGGAGCCGGAGCGGGCCGACCGGCACGACGCGGCCCACGCCACGGACCCGGGGCGCCCGCACCTGCGGCTGGCCACCGAGCCCGGCGGCCACGAACCCCACGCCGACCGCGGCCCGCGCGGCGCCCGGCCGGAGTCCGCGACCACGGCCGTCGCCGAGGCCACCGAGCACGAGGAGTGGGTGGACGGCATGCGGGAGCGCGGCGCGGCCGGCCCCGACTCCTGGGAGCCCGTGCCCGTCCCGCTGCCCACCTACGTGACCGCCCCGGTCGCGCCCCGGGTCACCCGGAGCCTGGACCTGGGCTCGCCCGGCACCTGGGACTCCGGCCGCACGGCGGCGGAGCCCCGCAACACGCCGCTCTTCGACCAGTACGCCGAGCACGCCCCGCCACCGGCCGAGGCCGAGAGCCGGCCACGCCTGCGGGCCGCCAACGAATGA
- a CDS encoding germacradienol/geosmin synthase has translation MSQPFELPDFYMPYPARLNPHLEEAREHTKRWARGMGMLEGSGVWDEHDLDSHDYALLCAYTHPDCDGPTLSLVTDWYVWVFFFDDHFLEVFKRPQDRKAGKEYLDRLPAFMPMDLADGFPEPTNPVEAGLADLWARTVPAMSMAWRERFAESTRNLLNESDWELANIDIHRIANPVEYIEMRRKVGGAPWSAGLIEYAAQAEVPAPVADSRALRVLRDAFSDGVHLRNDLFSYEREILDEGELSNGVLVLETFLNCTTQEAADAVNELLTSRLQQFENTALTELGPLFAENGLDPLGAARVLAYVKGLQDWQSGGHEWHMRSSRYMNGSAEGAAAATRWEPYRIGGIGTTAADLTRATGLLDAGSRRRSHSHVPFRKTGPSQLPDFHMPFQLTLSPYLDQARRNMVDWCHRMRMLEIQPGDPGSHVWTEEKLLDYDLPLCAAGIHPDATLEELDLTSGWLAWGTYADDYYPVVFGRTRDLAGAKATTERLASFMPVDGEPAPVPLTGMERGLADLWERTAGPMPVEHRRKFRQTIEDMTASWLWELANQAQNRIPDPVDYMEMRRATFGSDLTMSLCRLSHGNEVPAEIYQSGPMRSLENAAADYACLINDVFSYQKELEYEGEFHNAVLVVQNFFDCDYPTGLAMVHELMTSRMEQFQHVAGTELPLLYEGYDLSPEARKILDGYVKELENWLSGILKWHQDCRRYGEQDLIRQFAPELPGRGRPAAAAPGGADRFAPTGLGTSAVRVLELLGAGR, from the coding sequence GTGTCGCAGCCGTTTGAACTGCCGGACTTCTACATGCCGTATCCGGCCCGGCTCAACCCGCATCTGGAGGAGGCCCGGGAGCACACCAAGCGGTGGGCCCGCGGGATGGGGATGCTGGAGGGGTCGGGCGTCTGGGACGAGCACGACCTCGACTCGCACGACTACGCCCTGCTCTGTGCGTACACCCACCCGGACTGCGACGGCCCGACGCTCTCCCTGGTGACGGACTGGTACGTCTGGGTCTTCTTCTTCGACGACCACTTCCTGGAGGTCTTCAAGCGCCCGCAGGACCGCAAGGCCGGCAAGGAGTACCTCGACCGGCTGCCGGCCTTCATGCCGATGGACCTGGCCGACGGCTTCCCGGAGCCGACCAACCCGGTCGAGGCGGGCCTGGCCGACCTGTGGGCCCGGACGGTGCCGGCCATGTCGATGGCCTGGCGCGAGCGCTTCGCCGAGAGCACCAGGAACCTGCTGAACGAGTCCGACTGGGAACTCGCCAACATCGACATCCACCGGATCGCCAACCCGGTCGAGTACATCGAGATGCGTCGGAAGGTCGGCGGCGCGCCCTGGTCGGCCGGTCTGATCGAGTACGCGGCGCAGGCCGAGGTGCCGGCCCCGGTGGCCGACTCCCGCGCGCTGCGGGTGCTCAGGGACGCCTTCTCGGACGGGGTGCACCTGCGCAACGACCTGTTCTCGTACGAGCGGGAGATCCTCGACGAGGGCGAGCTGAGCAACGGCGTCCTGGTCCTGGAGACCTTCCTGAACTGCACCACCCAGGAGGCCGCGGACGCCGTCAACGAGCTGCTCACCTCACGCCTCCAGCAGTTCGAGAACACTGCGCTCACCGAGCTCGGCCCGCTGTTCGCGGAGAATGGGCTGGATCCGCTCGGCGCGGCCCGGGTGCTGGCGTACGTCAAGGGCCTGCAGGACTGGCAGTCGGGCGGCCACGAGTGGCACATGCGCTCCAGCCGGTACATGAACGGCAGCGCCGAGGGCGCGGCGGCGGCCACCCGGTGGGAGCCGTACCGGATCGGCGGCATCGGCACCACGGCCGCGGACCTCACCCGGGCCACCGGGCTGCTGGACGCGGGCAGCCGGCGGCGCAGCCACAGCCACGTGCCGTTCCGGAAGACCGGGCCCTCGCAACTGCCCGACTTCCACATGCCGTTCCAGCTCACCCTCAGCCCGTACCTGGACCAGGCCCGGCGGAACATGGTCGACTGGTGCCACCGGATGCGCATGCTGGAGATCCAGCCGGGGGATCCGGGCTCGCACGTGTGGACCGAGGAGAAACTGCTCGACTACGACCTCCCGCTCTGCGCCGCGGGCATCCACCCGGATGCCACGCTGGAGGAGCTGGACCTCACCTCGGGCTGGCTGGCCTGGGGCACCTACGCGGACGACTACTACCCGGTGGTCTTCGGCCGCACCCGGGACCTGGCCGGCGCGAAGGCCACCACCGAGCGGCTCGCGTCCTTCATGCCGGTCGACGGCGAGCCGGCCCCGGTGCCGCTGACCGGGATGGAGCGGGGCCTGGCCGACCTCTGGGAGCGGACCGCGGGCCCGATGCCGGTCGAGCACCGCCGCAAGTTCCGCCAGACCATCGAGGACATGACCGCCAGCTGGCTGTGGGAGCTGGCCAACCAGGCTCAGAACCGCATCCCCGATCCGGTGGACTACATGGAGATGCGCCGCGCGACCTTCGGTTCCGACCTCACCATGAGCCTGTGCCGGCTCTCGCACGGGAACGAGGTCCCGGCGGAGATCTACCAGAGCGGGCCGATGCGCTCACTGGAGAACGCGGCCGCCGACTACGCCTGTCTGATCAACGACGTCTTCTCGTACCAGAAGGAGCTGGAGTACGAGGGCGAGTTCCACAACGCCGTCCTGGTGGTGCAGAACTTCTTCGACTGCGACTATCCGACCGGCCTGGCCATGGTCCACGAGCTGATGACCTCGCGGATGGAGCAGTTCCAGCACGTCGCCGGGACGGAGCTGCCGCTGCTGTACGAGGGCTACGACCTGAGCCCGGAGGCGCGGAAGATCCTCGACGGCTACGTGAAGGAGCTGGAGAACTGGCTCTCGGGCATCCTCAAGTGGCACCAGGACTGCCGCCGTTACGGGGAGCAGGACCTGATCCGTCAGTTCGCCCCCGAACTCCCCGGCCGCGGCCGGCCCGCGGCGGCGGCCCCGGGCGGCGCCGACCGGTTCGCCCCGACCGGCCTCGGCACCTCGGCCGTCCGCGTCCTCGAACTGCTCGGCGCCGGCCGCTGA
- a CDS encoding peptidase — protein MRTTPTTLRAPALAVSALTLGLTALAAPAASAASPSASPSPSSSASTGPVTTAGTTFLTAATLAPGQDAKVAASTGDYLYWAFAASEGQTDTVQVTVTLPPSTDRTGPQTWSVELFDGLRRRQSCTAGPQNATAQQGSASVALSCTLRQIRSWAEPWSGDPLPGTYYVRLSVADVPQQDLGLAAQVQLHVTAKGGADDAQPEGGSLKAPLVPPVNAGATAAAGATAAPAASTTRAAAPVEPESHWYSDIFSGWNTRWFWTLAGGALAALAGVAGYTLTRHPRGRRPTGPAPVPRQTQAPQPDPYRS, from the coding sequence ATGCGTACGACACCCACCACCCTGCGGGCCCCGGCCCTCGCGGTCTCCGCGCTCACCCTGGGCCTGACCGCGCTGGCCGCACCGGCGGCCTCGGCCGCCTCGCCCTCCGCCTCCCCCTCGCCCTCCTCGTCGGCCTCGACCGGGCCGGTGACCACCGCGGGCACCACCTTCCTGACCGCGGCCACCCTGGCCCCCGGGCAGGACGCCAAGGTGGCCGCCTCCACCGGTGACTACCTGTACTGGGCGTTCGCCGCCTCCGAGGGCCAGACCGACACGGTGCAGGTCACCGTCACACTGCCGCCCTCGACCGACCGGACCGGGCCGCAGACCTGGTCGGTGGAGCTGTTCGACGGCCTGCGCCGCCGCCAGTCCTGCACCGCCGGGCCGCAGAACGCCACCGCCCAGCAGGGCTCCGCCTCGGTGGCGCTGAGCTGCACGCTCCGGCAGATCCGGTCCTGGGCCGAGCCGTGGTCCGGCGACCCGCTGCCGGGCACGTACTACGTCCGGCTGTCGGTCGCCGACGTCCCACAGCAGGACCTGGGCCTGGCCGCCCAGGTGCAGCTGCACGTCACCGCCAAGGGCGGGGCGGACGACGCCCAGCCGGAGGGCGGCTCGCTGAAGGCCCCGCTGGTACCGCCGGTCAACGCCGGCGCCACCGCCGCCGCCGGGGCCACCGCGGCCCCGGCCGCCTCCACCACCCGGGCCGCCGCGCCGGTCGAACCCGAGTCCCACTGGTACTCGGACATCTTCTCCGGCTGGAACACCCGCTGGTTCTGGACGCTGGCGGGCGGCGCCCTGGCCGCCCTGGCCGGAGTCGCGGGCTACACCCTGACCAGGCACCCGCGCGGGCGGCGCCCGACCGGCCCCGCGCCGGTGCCCCGCCAGACCCAGGCCCCGCAGCCCGACCCGTACCGCTCGTGA
- a CDS encoding VWA domain-containing protein, with translation MIHRIRAVTITRSRRPARPAGLLAALAIAAGAVLSGLPAHADEPSGGAAATREAPKVDLVLDVSGSMRAEDIQGKSRISVAQKSLSEVIDALPAETDFGIRTLGATYPGGDKAEGCKDTKQLFPVGKTNKVEAKTAVATLRPTGWTPIGLALRGAAQDLGDGPTTRRVVLITDGEDSCAPPDPCDVARELAARGIPLVVDTLGLAHDDKTRQQLLCIANATGGTYTDVRTQEQLTQKVTQLVGRAAETHNVTPAKTTGTDKCETAPVLTPGVYADREKFSEHRVYRVPVKPGQELRASVSVTPDRAVARDYGVLLQATDAAGQELVRGTDAGSGRTDVASTGVRWSAPGDPDASKSASPSATGKPGTDGTVCLIVSNSFAAQAGVQAEPGLPLELTVDVAAASPAPDGPAMGLGRGWILLLTLTLAGLLTGLVFGWVARWRIAVWREN, from the coding sequence ATGATCCATAGGATTCGGGCCGTGACCATCACCCGATCCCGACGGCCGGCCCGGCCGGCAGGCCTGCTGGCCGCACTGGCGATAGCCGCCGGTGCGGTACTCAGCGGCCTCCCGGCACACGCCGACGAACCCAGCGGCGGCGCTGCCGCCACCCGCGAGGCACCCAAGGTCGACCTCGTCCTCGATGTCAGCGGCTCCATGCGGGCCGAGGACATCCAGGGCAAGAGCCGGATCTCGGTCGCCCAGAAGTCCCTGAGTGAGGTCATCGACGCCCTCCCGGCCGAGACCGACTTCGGCATCCGCACCCTGGGCGCCACCTACCCGGGCGGCGACAAGGCCGAGGGCTGCAAGGACACCAAGCAGCTCTTCCCGGTCGGGAAGACCAACAAGGTCGAGGCCAAGACCGCGGTGGCCACCCTGCGGCCCACCGGCTGGACCCCGATCGGGCTCGCCCTGCGCGGCGCCGCCCAGGACCTCGGCGACGGCCCGACCACCCGCCGGGTGGTGCTGATCACCGACGGCGAGGACTCCTGCGCCCCGCCGGACCCGTGCGACGTGGCCCGCGAGCTCGCCGCCCGGGGCATCCCCCTGGTGGTGGACACCCTCGGCCTGGCCCACGACGACAAGACCCGCCAGCAGCTGCTGTGCATCGCCAACGCGACCGGCGGCACCTACACCGACGTCCGCACCCAGGAGCAGCTGACCCAGAAGGTCACGCAGCTGGTCGGCCGGGCCGCCGAGACCCACAACGTGACGCCCGCCAAGACCACCGGCACCGACAAGTGCGAGACCGCCCCGGTCCTCACCCCCGGCGTCTACGCGGACCGTGAGAAGTTCTCCGAGCACCGCGTCTACCGGGTGCCGGTCAAGCCCGGCCAGGAGCTGCGCGCCTCGGTCAGCGTCACCCCCGACCGGGCGGTCGCCCGGGACTACGGGGTGCTGCTGCAGGCCACCGACGCGGCCGGCCAGGAGCTCGTACGCGGCACCGACGCCGGCAGCGGACGCACCGACGTCGCCTCGACCGGCGTGCGCTGGTCCGCCCCCGGCGACCCGGACGCCTCGAAGAGCGCCTCCCCGTCCGCCACCGGCAAGCCGGGCACCGACGGCACGGTCTGCCTGATCGTCAGCAACTCCTTCGCCGCCCAGGCGGGCGTGCAGGCCGAACCCGGACTGCCGCTGGAACTGACCGTGGACGTGGCCGCCGCCTCGCCCGCCCCCGACGGTCCGGCCATGGGCCTCGGCCGGGGCTGGATCCTTCTGCTCACGCTGACCCTGGCCGGGCTGCTCACCGGGCTGGTCTTCGGCTGGGTGGCACGCTGGCGAATCGCCGTCTGGCGGGAGAACTGA
- a CDS encoding ATP-binding cassette domain-containing protein, translating into MRLSGVGKRYGRRGPWVLRGVSLTVGPGELVRIEGANGSGKSTLLKLVAGIESAGAGTLDVPGRRAYVPERFPPALPFDAQTYLHHLGLVHGLTRAEARRRAAHWLERFGIADRARTPIGRLSKGTCQKVAVAQALLAEADVLLLDEAWTGLDREARATLDEAAAERAAQGGRVLFVDHDPNRLAGLTTAGYAVREGALRAVDPPARGPSGALVRIEVEGELPARLPGAPARTPLDDGGTLLEVAAGYSDILLRGLLTGPTGAHIRSVRPVGPQRGESA; encoded by the coding sequence GTGAGGTTGAGCGGGGTCGGCAAGCGGTACGGCCGCCGCGGGCCGTGGGTGCTGCGCGGGGTTTCGCTGACGGTCGGTCCGGGCGAGCTGGTCCGGATCGAGGGGGCGAACGGCAGCGGCAAGTCGACCCTGCTCAAGTTGGTGGCCGGGATCGAGTCGGCCGGCGCCGGCACCCTGGACGTCCCGGGCCGCCGGGCGTACGTACCGGAGCGGTTCCCGCCCGCGCTGCCCTTCGACGCGCAGACCTACCTGCACCACCTGGGGCTGGTCCACGGCCTGACCCGGGCCGAGGCGCGGCGCAGGGCCGCCCACTGGCTGGAACGTTTCGGCATCGCGGACCGGGCCCGGACGCCGATCGGCCGGCTCTCCAAGGGCACCTGCCAGAAGGTCGCGGTCGCCCAGGCGCTGCTGGCCGAGGCCGATGTCCTGCTGCTCGACGAGGCCTGGACCGGCCTCGACCGGGAGGCCCGCGCGACCCTGGACGAGGCGGCGGCCGAGCGGGCCGCGCAGGGCGGCCGGGTGCTGTTCGTCGACCACGACCCGAACCGTCTCGCCGGGCTCACCACCGCCGGGTACGCCGTCCGCGAGGGTGCGCTGCGGGCCGTAGACCCGCCGGCGCGGGGGCCGTCGGGAGCGCTGGTGCGGATCGAGGTCGAGGGCGAGCTGCCGGCCCGGCTGCCGGGGGCTCCGGCCCGCACGCCGCTGGACGACGGCGGAACGCTGCTGGAGGTGGCGGCCGGGTACTCGGACATCCTGCTGCGCGGCCTGCTCACCGGGCCGACGGGGGCCCACATCCGGTCCGTCCGCCCGGTCGGGCCGCAGCGGGGGGAGTCGGCGTGA
- a CDS encoding ABC transporter, producing the protein MRVLTRYRLELLVRSQRWLPPVLAYLLLMGIGVTAGDDPSGILGWQAGVLLPVTVWLVRCAVTVEPAASRACLVTAAGAARVHLSALLAALVCGLALACAGTAAALAVGARPEDALWRVAGAGLLAGVVAVLLGVAVGALTNRPVLLGSQYGIPLGLAAATLVVAAPGSPANLTIRTLVTGSRHGGVELLPWPPVVALLVAAAATAGAALVARRRAE; encoded by the coding sequence GTGAGGGTGCTGACGCGGTACCGGCTGGAGCTGCTGGTGCGCTCCCAGCGCTGGCTGCCGCCCGTCCTCGCGTACCTGCTGCTGATGGGCATCGGCGTCACGGCCGGGGACGACCCCAGCGGCATCCTGGGCTGGCAGGCCGGGGTGCTGCTGCCGGTCACCGTCTGGCTGGTGCGCTGCGCGGTGACGGTCGAGCCGGCCGCCTCCCGGGCCTGCCTGGTCACCGCGGCCGGGGCGGCCAGGGTGCACCTGTCCGCGCTGCTCGCGGCGCTGGTGTGCGGGCTGGCGCTGGCCTGCGCCGGGACGGCCGCGGCGCTGGCGGTCGGCGCGCGGCCCGAGGACGCCCTGTGGCGGGTGGCGGGCGCGGGTCTGCTGGCGGGCGTGGTGGCGGTGCTGCTGGGAGTGGCGGTCGGGGCGCTGACCAACCGCCCGGTGCTGCTCGGGTCGCAGTACGGGATCCCGCTCGGCCTGGCCGCGGCCACGCTGGTGGTGGCGGCGCCGGGCTCCCCGGCCAACCTGACCATCCGGACGCTGGTCACCGGCTCCCGGCACGGCGGGGTCGAGCTGCTGCCGTGGCCGCCCGTGGTGGCGCTGCTGGTGGCCGCGGCGGCGACGGCCGGAGCGGCGCTGGTGGCGCGGCGGCGCGCGGAGTAG